The region TGAAGAGATTAAAAAAGGTCGAATGGTTATTCTCGTAGATGACGAAGATCGCGAGAACGAAGGTGACCTTACTATTGCTGCTGAGCATGTAACACCAGAAGTTATTAACTTTATGGCGACATACGGGCGTGGACTCATTTGTCTTGCGCTGGCTCCTGAATGGGTAGACAAGCTTGAACTGCCGATGATGACCCAGCGTAACGGTTCCAAGTTCGGTACAAACTTTACCGTTTCTATTGAAGCGCGAACAGGCGTTACTACCGGTATCTCCGCTAAAGACAGAGCTACAACAATTCTTGCTGCAATTGCAGACGACGTACAGCCGGACGACATTGTTACTCCGGGTCACATCTTCCCATTACGCGCCCAGAGAGGCGGCGTACTTGTACGTGCCGGTCAGACAGAAGGTTCCGTTGACCTTGCTAAACTTGGCGGTCTTAAAGGCGCTGCTGTTATTTGCGAAATCATGAAAGATGATGGTGAAATGGCTCGCATGCCTGACCTCGTTGAATTTGCAGAAAAGCACGATTTAAAAATCGCAACTATCCGCGATCTTATCCGCCACCGCATGCGTCCGGACGAACTTTCCGTTACTCGTGTTGCAGAAGCGGAAATGCCTACTAAATATGGTGAATTTAAAATCATCGCATACGAAAACGAACTTGAGCCGGAAACTCATATTGCCCTTGTGAAAGGTCCAATCGATTCCAGCAAACCAGTACTCGTTCGCGTACACAGTGAGTGTCTCACTGGTGATGTGCTTGGTTCCATGCGTTGTGATTGCGGCGACCAGCTTGCAAACGCGATGTGTAAAGTTCAGGCAGAAGATCAGGGCATCATCCTGTACATGCGCCAAGAAGGACGCGGTATCGGGCTTGCCAACAAAATTAAAGCATACAACCTTCAAGATCAGGGCTACGACACTGTAGAAGCGAACGAAAAGCTCGGCTTTAAAGCTGACCTTCGTGATTATGGTATCGGCGCACAGATGTTGGTTGATCTTGGTGTACGCCAAATGCGTATGATGACCAACAACCCGAAAAAGATTGTTGGTATTGAAGGATACGGCATTGAAGTTGTAGAACGTGTTCCTATTGAAATGAACGCTTGCGAATTCAATGAAGACTACTTACGTACAAAAAAAGAAAAAATGGGTCACATGCTTGAACATCTTAATGATTCCAAGTAGTAACCATTATTCAAATTAAATACATGCTCCCTATCCCTAAAAATAGTTCTTTTCAGGGCTGGGGAGCTTGTTCTATACTTACCGACCCGCTTTTGCTGTTGGAGTAAAAAGTGGACTTAAGAAGGAGATTACACATGCTGCATATCAAAACTATCGAAGGTCAGTTCGACGCAAAAGGTCTTAAAATTGCAATTATCGCAACACGTTTCAACGATTTTGTTGTTGATCGTCTTGTTGGTGGCGCAGTAGACTACCTTGTTCGCAACGGCGGTGACCGCGAAGACATTACTATTGTAAAACTTCCGGGTGCATTCGAAATGCCGATTGCTGCCAAAAAACTGGCTGCCAGCGGTAAATATGACGGCATTGTAGCAGTTGGTGCAGTTATCCGCGGTGCTACTCCTCACTTTGATTTTGTATGTAATGAATGTGCAAAGGGTCTTGCTCAGGTTAGCCTCGATTCCGAAACACCAGTAGGCTTCGGTCTTCTTACCTGTGATTCCCTTGAACAAGCAATCGAACGCGCTGGCTCCAAAGGTGGCAACAAAGGCGTTGAAGCCGCATCCGCCATGCTTGAAACATACCGTGTTCTGGAGCAATTGTAATATATGGCTAACAAACCCAAAAAAACACCACGCAAGTTGGCACGTGCACAAGCATTTCAGTTTTTGTACGGCTTAAATTTTTCTCCTGCCATGACCATTGAGTCTTTGCAGGAAGCCTACACTATTTCGCCTGACAATGCCGACAAACCAGAAGCTCAGTGTCAGCCGGAAGGCTTCACATGGGAACTGATTGAAGGTGTATGGAGCAACTACCGTGCTCTGGACGACGTGATTGGACAATTTTCCCGCCACTGGAAAGTGGATCGTATTGGCAAAATTGAACTCACCGTGCTCCGTCTTGCAGTTTTTGAAATGCTTTATCGTGAAGATATTCCACCAAAAGTTGCTATTAACGAAGCTATCGAACTTGCAAAGCAGTTTGGCGACGAACGTTCTCGTCCATTCGTTAACGGTCTGCTAGATGCTGCTGCAAAAGCTCTGGATGAAGGAACACTGAAACTTAAATACTAGTACCAATGCCTCCGGCGAAAAGGTTACCCCTTACGCCACAAAGGAATATCCTTTAACCGCAATATGGCGAGCAATATCTCGCAGTACTTCCGGTTTTGGCATTGCTACGTATCCCATTTCAGACGCCTTCATATATAGCGTTTTTTTGTGCCCGGACTTCTTGAAAAAAGAAGTTCGGGCATCTCCCGTTAAAAAAATGACATTTTTGCGCAAAACAAAGCTTCCTTCTCTTGCCGAATAACAGGTTGTTTTGTATTGCAAGGCAGTAAAAATAAGTATGAAGTTCCAGACGGCTCGACAATCTGGTAACTATTTATATTGTTTAAGAATCAAAAAACTGTTGCGTGCCCCCATGTGGTAGCACAAGCGTAGAGTTGCTGAACAACCACATATACGCACAGTCACGGTAGTTTTCTGCACGGATAACGAATATCCTCCGTTAGAAATCGATTCCATGGCTGTAACAACAGACGTTTTTAATGAGCGAAAGATTAAAGGAACTGTCGGCAATGAAATATGATCCGCAAGCCATAGAAACTAAATGGCAGCAAACTTGGGCAGCCAACGGTGATTTCCACACCGATCACACTTCAGACAAACCTAAACACTATGTGCTGGAAATGTTCCCGTACCCTTCCGGCAACATTCACATGGGTCATGTTCGCAACTATTCACTTGGTGACGTTGTAGCGCGTTTCATGCGTATGAAAGGCAAAAACGTAATGCACCCTATGGGTTGGGATGCTTTTGGTCTTCCTGCGGAAAACGCAGCTATCAAAAACAACATCCACCCGGCAAAGTGGACTCATTCCAACATCGACAACATGCGTGACCAGCTTTCACGCCTTGGCTACTCTTTCGACTGGCGTCGTGAGCTTGCCACCTGCGATAAAGAATACTACCGCTGGGAACAGTTGTTCTTCCTCAAATTTCTTGAAAAAGGTCTGCTCTACCGCAAGCGTCAGGCTCAGAACTGGTGTCCTACATGTAACACCGTTCTTGCTAACGAACAGGTTGAAGACGGTCTTTGCTGGCGTTGTGACTCTGTTGTAGAACAGCGTGACCTCGCACAGTGGTTCCTTAAAATCACAGACTACGCTGAAGAGCTGCTTGCCGACCTCGACAAACTCAAAGGCGGCTGGCCGGATCGTGTTATCTCCATGCAGGAGAACTGGATTGGTAAATCTGTAGGTGCAGAAATCCAGTTCAAAGTCGAAGATTCCGACGAAATTATCCCTGTGTTCACCACCCGCCCAGACACTGTGTTTGGTGTATCTTTCATGAGCCTTGCGCCAGAACACCCACTGGTAGAAAAACTCATCGAAGGTAAAGAGCAGGCTGATGACGTACGTGCATTCGTAAAGCGCATCACAAACATGGATCGCATTGAGCGTACCTCTGACAATCTGGAAAAAGAAGGTATCTTCACCGGTGCATACTGCATCAACCCAGTGAATGGTGCTAAAGTTCCTGTATACGTTGCCAACTTTGTTCTCGTTGACTACGGCACAGGTGCTGTAATGGCAGTACCGGCACATGACCAGCGTGACTTTGAATTTGCACATAAATATGAGTTGCCACTGCATGTTGTAATTCAGCAGGAAGGCGAAGAGCTTGATCCTGCTACCATGACAGAAGCATACACTGCGCCTGGCATCATGGTTAATTCCGGTGAATTCAGCGGCATTACCAACGAAGAAGGCAAAGAAAAAGTTGCCGTATGGTTGCAGGAAAACAACTGCGGCGAAAAAACCGTCAACTACCGCCTGCGTGACTGGAACATTTCCCGTCAGCGCTACTGGGGTGCTCCAATCCCTGTAGTATATTGTGACGAATGCGGCATTGTTCCAGAAAAAGAGGAAAATCTTCCTATTGAACTTCCACTGAACGTGCAGACACATGCCGATGGTCGTTCACCACTTCCAGACTCTCCTGAATTCGTAAACTGCACTTGCCCTAAGTGTGGAAAGCCTGCACGTCGCGAAACAGATACCATGGATACTTTCGTAGAATCCTCATGGTACTTTGCACGCTACACTGATGCACAGAATCACGAAGCACCATTTACACCGGAAGCTCTCAACTACTGGGCACCAGTTGATCAGTACATTGGTGGTGTTGAACACGCTATTCTTCACCTGCTTTACGCACGCTTCTTCACCAAAGCACTGCGTGACTGCGGCTACATGAACTTCGACGAGCCTTTCGCTAACCTGCTCACTCAGGGCATGGTTCTCATGGATGGCTCCAAAATGTCCAAATCCAAAGGTAACGTTGTTGACCCGACTGCTATGATCGAGCGCTACGGTGCTGACACAGTACGTCTGTTCTGCCTCTTTGCTGCCCCACCAGAGCGTGACTTTGAATGGTCTGAAACCGGCATCGACGGTTCTTTCCGCTTTGTAAACCGCATCTGGCGTCTCATTGAAGAGCTTGAAGGCGACCTTATTACCGCTGAACCTTGTTCTTCTACTGCTGATGACTGCACCTGCAAAGAAGCAAAAGGCATTCGTCTTAAAGAACATGAGACCGTCAAAAAAGCGGGTGACGACATTGAACAGCGCTTCCAGTTCAACACCGCTATCGCAGCGGTTATGGAACTGGTAAACGAAATCTACCTTGCTAAAGATGCTCTGAAAGGTGACGAAAAAGGTCGCAAAGTTCTGTCTTCAGCAATCAGCACAGTTATCAACCTCATGTCCCCATTCACTCCGCACCTGTGCGAAGAAATCTGGGAACAGCTTGGACACACTGAGCGCCTTGTACATGCAAGCTGGCCAACCTACAGCGAAGAAGCAATGGTAAAAGATGTACTCACCGTTGTAGTACAGGTAAACGGCAAGGTTCGTGCTCGTCTCGAAGTGCCTGCCTCCGCAAGCAAAGATGAAGTTGAAGAACTCGCAAAAACTGATGCGAATGTTCTCAAGCACATTGAAGGAAAAACAATCCGCAAAGTGATCGTTGTTCCTGGCAAGCTTGTTAACATCGTAGCTAACTAAATCATGAAGGGTGGAGTTTTTACTCCACCCTTTTTCTTGCTAAGCTTTTTTTGCCTCCGACGGGCAAGGGACTTCAAGCCCCTTGCATCCCCGATTAGGCGAATCAGATTCTATGCGTGAATAGCCCTTGCGGCGCTATCAACGTGATTCAAAAAAAGTGGCGAGCAGAATATTTTTAGGGTGGAGTTTTTACTCCACCCTTTTTTTTGCGATAACATCATAAAAACAAATGGTATTCGCTTAATAGCTAGTGCTGATTATTTCTATTGGGAAATGTAATCTGTAAAAAAGGCTTCACATTCTAAATACAATGCGCGAGAAATTATGAAAGAAAAAACTACACAACGTAACCTCCGTATAACGGACTTTTTGGACTCACATGCAATCAAAACTCAAAATCATACTCGCACTTATTGGCGGTGTCCTGTGCATCGCAGTGGTATCCTTACTACTTTCCGGCATTCGCGTAATCGCCGACCTTTTCGCATACATAAATCCGGTCTACGTTCCGATTGTATTCTGGTCACTTACCGCTATTGGTAGCGCACTACTTAGCTACGCAGCCCTGACACTATTTATTTTTCCAAAACCACTGCTCATACCGGAAAACCCAACGGATGAGCAGCTAGAAGAATACCGTCGCAGATACATTGAACGGCTTCGATGCAATCCTTTTATCAAAAGCCAGCAGTTAGCTTGCGAAACTCAGCAAGAAATTGACGACTGTATCGCTGTTCTGAAAACAAAAGCCAACAAGCAGATTGAAGAAACCTCTAAGCGAGTTTTTGTCGGTACTGCAACAGCACAAAACGGCAGACTGGATACGCTTATTGTCTTTGCACTTATCACTCATCTTATCTACAAAATTACTAAGTTGTATGCGCAACGCCCACACGTAAGTGACTTGATAACACTCTATAAGAACGTTGCTGCAACCGCCTTCTTCGCTGGTGCATTGGAAGATATAGTTGTGGAAGAATACACGCAGCAAATCGTAGCTCCACTTGTGGCAACCTCGGCGATTGGCAGTATTCCGGGGGCACAATCAGTTGCGTCCGTTGTTACAACCTCAATTCTTGATGGTTCCATGAACTCACTGCTAACCATGCGCTGTGGAATTATTGCCCGCAACTACATGAGCATTTATTCAGACAGTGATTTAGTCTCACAAAAAGAGCTGCGAAAATCTGCAACAGCAGAGGCAGCCGCAATGTTTATGCGAACATCAGGTGACACAATCTCAACAGTTGCCCAGCTACTCATTTCCGGCGCATCCAAAACCGTTAAGCGTAGCATGGCAAAAGCATGGGATGCCGTTCGTAGCGTCGCTCCGTCCTCAAAAAAACGTACAGCATCTGAAGAGCCTGAAGAAGCCACAAAACCACCAAAGGAAAAGAAAGAGCGTTTCAGCACTGCGCGTTCCTGTGTATCTGGTGCAGCAGAAAAAATTGCTTCTGGAGCTTCCGCTACGGGGACAACCATCAAGCATGCGACGAAAAAAACAGCCTCGGGCGTAGCTTCCGGCTTTTCCACTGCTACGTCTACTGCAAGCAAAGGTGTTTCAGCAGCGGCGTCCAGCGCATCAAAAAGTGCTTCTTGCGCCGCACACACCGTCTCAAAGGGAATTTCAGATGTTGCATCTGCGGCAAATGTCGCCAAAAAGAATATCAATACGACAGTGTCCACAACAGCAAGCCGTATTAATGCGAAAGCCACTGACGCAACAAGTGGATTACACACCGCCGCAACGGCTGCTACACATAACCTTCACTCCGTTAGCAAAAAGACAGCAACAGCAGTGAATAAAGCTGATGCCAAATTAAAAAACGGTGTAAAAAAATCCGGTAAAAAAGTATCAGCTGTCGCTGGAAAAGCTAAAAAGACTCTTGTCCGTCCTTTCTCAAAGAAAAACACTGGAAAAGACTCAACACAGCACCCTGAATAATTCATAAAAAAAGAGCTGAGAAGGTGACAGTCCTTCTCAGCTCTTTTTTTATAACATTACTAGCTGCTAGCAAAATAGTGAGTAGCACAGGACACTGTTTGCTGAAAACTTCTTGAAAGCCCAAAAGCTACCACAGATGCCCACGTCAGGTGTTCGCTACTCACCTTCTTCGTTAAGCCTGCGTGTCACAAATTTATCCAGCTGGTTTGTAAATTCCTGTTTATCCCGTGCACCAAGGGGAGCAGGTCCACCACCGACCATTCCACCGCTACGTAACTCTTCCATAAGATGACGCATGCGTAGCAACCCTTTGATATTATCTTCTGTATACAGCTGCCCTCGTGGGTTCAACCCAGTGGCGCCCTTTTCAACAACCTTGTCTGCAAGCGGAACATCCGCTGTCACTACAAGGTCACCCTCGTCTGCACGCTTTGCAATTTCATTGTCTGCCTCGTCAAACCCAGCCCCTACTCGAATAAAATCAATATATGGAGAAGGCGGAACAGCCATTCCGCTGTTCGCAACAAGTGTTGTTCTTACTTTTCGTCGCACAGCTACCTTAAAAAGCACATCTTTAATCACTCGGGGGCAGGCATCTGCATCTACCCATATCTGCATAGTAACTCCGGTGTATTTTGTTGGATACCTTACCATATCAACGTGTCACAAGCCTTGTTTTTACAACGCCTGTTTACCTGTTAACCGCATCCGAAGCTAGACGTAATCACACTTCATCTGTTATCTAATATCGTGTTGGTATCTCATTGCATATACCGAGTTGTACCAACTGTATTTTCTTTTTTGACACAAACAATAACATAGGAATCTCGAATGACGCTTCCTGCATTATCCTCTGTATCCCGCCTTTGTGCACTCATATGCCTGCTTGCTACGCTCGCTCTCTCAGGCTGCGGATATACATTTACTAACAACCAGCCAAGCCTTTTCGGCGACGGTTCATCCACAATGCGTATTAGAGAAGTAAAGAACTCTACTATTTACCCGTGGATTACTCAGGTTGTCCGTACTGCTATGTACGACGAAATTACCGATAGAAATCTCGCTGTTATGACCGCATCTGACAAAGCAGATTATAGTATGGTCATTGATATTGAGAAATTCACTATCAACAGTCGTATTAAAGGTACAAAAGACGAAACACTCGAATACACTGTCACTATCATATTTAGTACATCCGTTTACAGCAAAGCAAATAAGCTGGTGTGGACTTCGGACAAAACAACTCTATCACGCTCATATCCTGTTTCTGATGAACGCACAGCAGGTGTAGAAATTATCAACCTGCTGGTTGAAAAAATGGCTGATAAGATGCGTAACACATTCTAGCGTTGCATTACTGCCCATAGACCTGCGTGATACCATTGTATATAAAGAGGCTCGGAGTCATTGCTCCGAGCCTTTTTTAGTAATTATACAACGGCAAGCATCGAAATATCATTTCGGTGTAATGCAATGCCGAATAGTAGTGCTTACCGCCCTAATTTTGAACACCACAAAACAGGATACCACATGCCAAGACCCGGATTTTCCATTTGCGTCTGCCCCGATATACAGCTGACCAAAAACTACATCAATTCCCTATTACAGGAAAATCCCGCTCCAGAGGGAGCGTGGGAAAAACACGTATACTGGAGCGATGAAGGGCTGCCGCCTGTCTTCTGGGAAAACCTTACGCTGCAAGGATTGTTTGCCTCACCCAAAGTGCTCATGATTCGTAATGCACAAAACCTTCCCATTGATGCGTGGCGTAAACTCAGCACAAGTCTCGGGCAATATAATCCGCTGGCATGGGTCATTATTTTCCTTGAAGCCCCATACGATAGAGGCAAACCTAAAATCCCAGCTGCAATAAAGAAACTACCATGCTGGAAACTGGCAGAAACGAAAGCATGGATATGGCAATCAGCAGGACTTACAGAACGTGCAATGCGTGGTTTCATTGAACAATGGGCAGCACAAAATCATATGCAAATTGAACCCAAAATAGTTCATGCGCTATCACAAGTTTTACCCCAAGATGCCTCTGCCGCAAAAAATGAGCTGGAAAAACTCGCTCTTGCTGCCGGAGATGCTCGAATAATTGCAGACGAGCACATTAAAGATATTTCCCATGATGCTGATATGGATATATTCGCGTTCATCAACGCACTACAATCAGGCAAAACACCTGATAAGGTGTGGAACAAGGTTCTATCCAGTCAGGCAGCAGGCGACGCAATGATCTTTTCATTCCTTGCCATGCTCCTGCGCGAAGCACGTATTTTATGGCAACTCTATGCAGGCGAAACCGTCCGCTTACCCTCCGGTATTGTGCAACAAAAAAAACGACTCGCAACAAACCTCGGTCCAGTTCGCCTTTCAAAAATATGGGATCTGGCTCTGGAAGCAGAAATGGGTATCAAAACTGGTGAACGCAAGCCAGAACAGGCGATGGAAATATTAGTTGCCGGTCTTCTTGCTCTTTTTTCTCCAAAAAAGTAGCTTTTTTGCCTTGTTTTACCACTAACTGTCTCTTTTTTTCTGCTTGATGCACCTTTTTTGTTGAAATATAATTAAAATTCACCTGTTATCGCTTGCCACGTTGCAATTCCTGTTTATTATGACAGAAAAAGCTCACTATCATGGACATAGGAAGCGTCTGCGCGAAAAATTAAACAAAGACGAGCAGTCGCTTGCTGACTACGAAATCCTAGAACTTGTGCTCGGAACTGTTATTTTGCGTTCCGACACAAAACCGCTCGCTAAAGAACTATTACATCGATTTGGTACACTTCGAGGTGTGCTAGATGCGCAAGATGAAGACCTGCTTCAACTCAAAGGCTTCGGGGCATCTCTTCTGAGCCACTGGAAGTTACTACGGGAACTCTTCTCCCGTTACATGGAATCTGGAATCTCGGAAAAGAAAAAGCTTTCCAGCCCTGCTGAAGTTGCAGAAATGGCACGCATCCGATTGGGACGTAAAGATAAAGAAGAGTTTTGGGCAGCTTTTTTGGATAACCAGAACAGGCTCATTTCTTGGGAAAGAATTTCAACCGGCACAGTGAATACTACCATGATCTACCCAAGGGAGCTTATGGAGCAGGCACTGCAACGCAAAGCCAGTTCGCTGGTAATTGTACACAATCATCCGGGTGGCAATCTTAATCCTTCGTCACCGGATATAGAAATAACACGGCACATTGTACAGGCAGGACGCATATTAGGCATTAGACTACTCGACCATCTAATAATTACAGCAGAGACATACTACAGCCTGAAGGATGAGGGACACATGTAACATCTTCCAAAAGGAGGCGTATCATGGCTAGGCAGCGCTATATCATATCAGGGAAAGTACAAGGGGTTGGGTTCCGGTATTGGGCACACCACACAGCAATTTCTTTGGGATTAAGCGGTTGGGTACGCAATCTGCCGGATGGACGTGTTGAGCTTGTTGCAGAGGGAGATATCAGTAGTCTGCGTCAATTTGAAAAAGAACTGTGGCAAGGTCCGGTAAGTGGGCATGTCACGGATGTTCAGCCGTGTGACACAAATTTACAGGAAGAACTTACGGGTTTTTCCATGCATTAAACACATGTTACTGTCGTAGATACGCCAGCAACTATATATAACACCGTATCTGCCCAGCTTGGAGGGCACCCATGACTGACGATATAATGAACAGCACACCGTTAATTACCGAAGAGGAAGTTCTTTCAGGCGCTCTGGAGCACGATGCAGATGCAACGCTACCGGAATTCCCCGCCGAACTTCCTGTACTTCCGGTTCGAGATATTGTTGTCTTCAATTACATGATTCTTCCGCTCTTTGTAGGGCGTGAAAAATCTGTTCAGGCCGTTGACGCTGCCCTTAACGGCAGCCGCTACATGATGATTACAACACAGAAAGACGAATCCACTGAAGATCCTTCGCCAGAGGATTTGCACACCACTGGTACTGTTGTAATGATTATGCGCATGCTTAAAATGCCTGACGGACGCCTCAAAGTGCTCGTACAAGGTGTAAGCCGTGCAAAAATCGATCACTTCACCAGCACAGAGCCATACCTTGTGGCAGAAGTGAATGGTCTGGAAGAAGTCGAAATCGAAGAAGTTTCCGTTGAAACAGAAGCTATGATGCGTGCCGTACGCGAACAGAGCGAAGAAATTCTCTCCCTGCGTGGTGTTGCAACATCTGAAATTATGTCTGTTCTCAACACAGTGCACGATCCAGGACGCCTTGCAGATTTGATTGCAGCAAATTTGCGAATGAAAGTACCGGATGCACAGTCTATTCTTGAGTGCAACGACCCTCTGGATCGTTTAGACCTTGTCAATAAGCAGCTCCAAAAAGAATCAGAAGTTGCTAACGTACAGGCACGCATTCAATCTATGGCTCGAGAAGGCATGGATAAGGCACAACGCGACTACTACCTGCGCGAACAGCTTAAAGCTATCCGTACAGAGCTTGGTGAAGGTGAAGGTGCAGAAGAAGAAGCAGAAGAGCTTGCTGAAGCACTGAACAAAGCAGGTCTGCCTAAGGATGTTCGCAAAGAAGCTTCTAAACAATTGCGTCGTCTTACCGGAATGCATCCAGAATCATCTGAAGCCAGCGTTGTTCGCAGCTACCTTGAGTGGCTTTCTGAACTTCCTTGGAAAAAGCTTTCCCGTGATCGACTTGATATTTTAAAAGCGCAGGAAATTTTGGACGAAGATCATTACGGTCTGGAAAAAGTCAAAGATCGTATTCTTGAATACCTCTCTGTTCGCAAACTTAACCCGAAATCTAAAGGACCTATCCTTTGTTTCGCAGGCCCTCCGGGGGTTGGTAAAACGTCTTTAGGACGTTCCATTGCGCGCTCTTTGGGGCGTAAATTTCAGCGTATTTCGCTTGGTGGTATGCGCGACGAAGCAGAAATCCGCGGTCATCGCCGTACATACGTCGGCGCTATGCCGGGGCGTATAATCCAGACAATGAAACTTATGGGAACTCGTAACCCTGTCATCATGCTGGATGAAATCGACAAGCTCGGCTCTGATTTTAGAGGCGACCCGTCTTCTGCACTGCTGGAAGTCCTTGACCCTGAGCAGAACAGTAATTTTTCAGACCACTACCTGAATGTTCCTTTTGATCTGTCGAAAGTCATGTTCATCTGCACAGCAAACCAGCTGGATACTATTCCGGGACCTTTGCGTGACCGCATGGAAATTATCCAGATTCCGGGATACACAATGCAGGAAAAAACCCGCATTGCGCGTCGCTATCTGTTGCCACGTCAGGCAGAAGAAAACGGTCTGAAAAAAGACGAAGTTTCTATTGCAGACAGCGTGCTCTCTAA is a window of Halodesulfovibrio sp. DNA encoding:
- the radC gene encoding DNA repair protein RadC, producing the protein MTEKAHYHGHRKRLREKLNKDEQSLADYEILELVLGTVILRSDTKPLAKELLHRFGTLRGVLDAQDEDLLQLKGFGASLLSHWKLLRELFSRYMESGISEKKKLSSPAEVAEMARIRLGRKDKEEFWAAFLDNQNRLISWERISTGTVNTTMIYPRELMEQALQRKASSLVIVHNHPGGNLNPSSPDIEITRHIVQAGRILGIRLLDHLIITAETYYSLKDEGHM
- a CDS encoding acylphosphatase; the protein is MARQRYIISGKVQGVGFRYWAHHTAISLGLSGWVRNLPDGRVELVAEGDISSLRQFEKELWQGPVSGHVTDVQPCDTNLQEELTGFSMH
- the lon gene encoding endopeptidase La, yielding MTDDIMNSTPLITEEEVLSGALEHDADATLPEFPAELPVLPVRDIVVFNYMILPLFVGREKSVQAVDAALNGSRYMMITTQKDESTEDPSPEDLHTTGTVVMIMRMLKMPDGRLKVLVQGVSRAKIDHFTSTEPYLVAEVNGLEEVEIEEVSVETEAMMRAVREQSEEILSLRGVATSEIMSVLNTVHDPGRLADLIAANLRMKVPDAQSILECNDPLDRLDLVNKQLQKESEVANVQARIQSMAREGMDKAQRDYYLREQLKAIRTELGEGEGAEEEAEELAEALNKAGLPKDVRKEASKQLRRLTGMHPESSEASVVRSYLEWLSELPWKKLSRDRLDILKAQEILDEDHYGLEKVKDRILEYLSVRKLNPKSKGPILCFAGPPGVGKTSLGRSIARSLGRKFQRISLGGMRDEAEIRGHRRTYVGAMPGRIIQTMKLMGTRNPVIMLDEIDKLGSDFRGDPSSALLEVLDPEQNSNFSDHYLNVPFDLSKVMFICTANQLDTIPGPLRDRMEIIQIPGYTMQEKTRIARRYLLPRQAEENGLKKDEVSIADSVLSKIIQEYTREAGLRNLEREIGAVCRKLARQKAEGTAGPYKVTAKTLQKLLGIPRFIDEEKDADLIPGVAQGLAWTPYGGVILNIEVTPMKGKGKLTLTGQLGDVMKESAQAALSYARANAEELNIDADFLDKHDIHIHVPAGATPKDGPSAGVTLLIALISALKGEPVNHDLCMTGEITLRGRVLPVGGIKEKILAGVARGLHQVCIPKQNEKDLEDVPADLLKKIDVHTASHIQDIIPLAFTK